One window from the genome of Gadus morhua chromosome 16, gadMor3.0, whole genome shotgun sequence encodes:
- the si:ch211-229d2.5 gene encoding zona pellucida-like domain-containing protein 1 — protein MGAMALISLLGLTSLFIAGHEALSLSECGPFGRRPEYTDISVVCGTSAIELAIQICPAIYTGYNESLLLLNLVNDNNTCKGTLDVWAVPPVLKFSFPIRDGNACGSNFQTTNSPGTGIFSDYSNTQNVNVSGIVQSFDPTIGTITYNAELKYYYSCAYPLEYLVNNTQVDVSASSVALKDKNGSFVSTLRMELFDDANYESPLIIPSLGVELRTKIYVQVVASNLTSQFHVFLDRCYASISPGPSDSTFFNLFVPCSIDPLTTMMENGDSQTARFSFSAFRFIEQQNETVSTYYLHCITRLCENAACSTFQTCNERRRRSVTTAVVQEGLTEPSLLTVPIKTKAEGTTTTKEEEHPSGQGQNGGSIGLGIAVGVLLLVGAAAMLTAATFYRRMRRLS, from the exons ATGGGGGCGATGGCTCTTATCAGCTTGCTCGGCCTGACGTCCCTCTTTATTGCGGGCCACGAGGCCCTCTCCTTATCTGAATGTGGACCGTTTGGTAGAAGACCCG AATACACTGATATCTCCGTGGTGTGTGGGACCTCGGCCATCGAGCTGGCCATTCAGATCTGCCCCGCCATCTACACGGGCTACAACGAGAGCCTGCTTCTCCTGAACCTCGTCAACGACAACAACACCTGCAAGGGGACCCTGGATGTCTGGGCGGTGCCCCCGGTTCTGAAGTTCTCCTTCCCCATCAGGGACGGCAACGCCTGTGGGAGCAACTTTCAG ACCACCAACTCACCCGGGACAGGGATCTTTTCCGACTATTCCAACACCCAAAATGTCAACGTGAGTGGCATAGTCCAGTCCTTCGACCCCACCATCGGAACCATCACCTACAACGCCGAGCTCAAGTACTACTACTCCTGTGCCTACCCCCTGGAGTACCTCGTCAACAACACACAAGTAGACGT GTCAGCCTCTTCCGTCGCCTTGAAGGACAAAAATGGGAGCTTCGTCAGCACCCTGCGCATGGAGCTGTTTGAC GATGCCAACTATGAGTCTCCCCTGATCATCCCCAGTCTGGGGGTGGAACTGAGAACCAAGATCTACGTCCAGGTGGTCGCATCCAACCTCACGTCCCA GTTCCATGTTTTCCTGGACCGCTGCTACGCCTCCATCTCTCCAGGGCCCTCCGACTCCACCTTCTTCAACCTCTTTGTCCC GTGCTCAATCGACCCGCTGACCACCATGATGGAGAACGGCGACAGCCAGACGGCACGCTTCTCCTTCTCCGCCTTCCGCTTCATCGAGCAGCAGAACGAGACCGTGTCCACCTACTACCTGCACTGCATCACCCGGCTCTGCGAGAACGCTGCCTGCAGCACCTTCCAG ACGTgcaatgagaggaggaggaggagcgtgaCCACCGCAGTGGTGCAGGAGGGGCTGACGGAGCCGTCCCTTCTCACAGTGCCTATTAAGACCAAGGCGGAGGGCA CCACTACGACCAAAGAAGAGG AGCACCCTAGTGGCCAGGGTCAGAACGGCGGGTCCATCGGTCTTGGCATCGCCGTAGGGGTCCTGCTACTTGTCGGAGCCGCGGCGATGCTGACGGCTGCAACCTTCTACCGAAGAATGAGACGGTTGAGCTAG
- the zpld1b gene encoding zona pellucida-like domain-containing protein 1 isoform X2, translating into MIGYKCVPQTEMRALILFCLLMSNTSSSLAQFNGYNCDANFHSRFPAERDVSVYCGVQTITLKINFCPVLYSGYTEADLALNGRHGDAQCRGFVNNNTFPTAVLFSISLNTLEACDNSLVVTTAYGSNAYGNTSLVQIGNISGYLDTPEPATVISYLPGLLYKFSCSYPLEYLVNNSQVASSSAAISVKDNNGTFVSTMSMMLYNDSTYNQPLSIPTAGLALKTRVFAAVKATNLDKRWNILMDYCYTTPSGNPNDELRYDLFFGCNKDPQTTVFENGRSQSGRFAFEVFRFVKHRHQKMSTVFLHCVTKLCRADDCILLMPICGRRRRREEEGSQESSLASSDKAVLSAGPIITRSDETPATNSQLGSNDSSLPINPATSALISGVVILGGTSLAFVLVALRLLRRSRHPTMTSSGVWNPTFK; encoded by the exons ATGATTGGATATAAGTGTGTCCCACAAACTGAAATGAGGGCCCTGATTCTGTTCTGTCTTCTGATGAGTAATACCAGTTCGAGCCTCGCACAATTCAACGGATACAACTGCGACGCCAACTTCCACAGCCGATTCCCTG CGGAGCGGGATGTCAGCGTGTACTGCGGCGTTCAGACCATCACGCTGAAGATCAACTTCTGCCCCGTGCTGTACTCGGGCTACACCGAGGCCGACCTCGCTCTCAACGGTCGCCACGGCGACGCCCAGTGCCGGGGGTTCGTCAACAACAACACCTTCCCCACGGCGGTGCTGTTCAGCATCAGCCTCAACACCCTGGAGGCCTGTGACAACAGTCTGGTC GTCACCACAGCCTATGGATCTAACGCCTATGGCAACACTTCCCTCGTTCAAATCGGAAATATCTCGGGATATCTCGACACCCCTGAACCAGCAACGGTAATCAGCTACCTGCCTGGCCTGCTGTACAAGTTCAGCTGCAGCTACCCCCTGGAGTACCTGGTCAACAACTCTCAGGTGGCGTC TTCATCTGCGGCCATTTCAGTCAAGGACAATAATGGTACATTTGTGAGCACAATGAGTATGATGTTGTACAAC GACTCAACGTATAACCAACCTCTGTCCATCCCCACGGCTGGCCTGGCTCTGAAAACTAGAGTATTCGCTGCGGTTAAAGCCACAAACCTGGACAAACG ATGGAACATCTTGATGGACTACTGTTACACCACCCCCTCAGGGAACCCAAACGACGAGCTACGCTATGACCTATTCTTCGG GTGCAACAAGGACCCCCAGACTACGGTGTTCGAGAACGGGCGGAGTCAGTCGGGACGCTTCGCCTTCGAGGTGTTCCGCTTCGTGAAGCACCGGCACCAGAAGATGTCCACCGTGTTCCTGCACTGCGTGACCAAGCTGTGCCGCGCCGACGACTGCATCCTGCTGATGCCC ATCTGTGGTCGGCGAAGACGacgagaggaggaaggaagccAAGAATCCAGCCTCGCCTCGTCTGATAAGGCGGTCCTCTCAGCGGGGCCTATCATCACCAGGAGTG ATGAAACTCCAGCCACTAATTCACAACTTG gATCAAACGACTCTTCGCTGCCAATCAACCCAGCGACCAGCGCCCTCATATCGGGCGTGGTCATCCTGGGCGGGACCAGCCTCGCCTTTGTCCTGGTTGCGCTCCGCCTCCTTCGGAGGTCCCGCCACCCaacgatgacatcatcaggGGTTTGGAACCCAACCTTCAAATGA
- the zpld1b gene encoding zona pellucida-like domain-containing protein 1 isoform X1, with product MIGYKCVPQTEMRALILFCLLMSNTSSSLAQFNGYNCDANFHSRFPAERDVSVYCGVQTITLKINFCPVLYSGYTEADLALNGRHGDAQCRGFVNNNTFPTAVLFSISLNTLEACDNSLVVTTAYGSNAYGNTSLVQIGNISGYLDTPEPATVISYLPGLLYKFSCSYPLEYLVNNSQVASSSAAISVKDNNGTFVSTMSMMLYNDSTYNQPLSIPTAGLALKTRVFAAVKATNLDKRWNILMDYCYTTPSGNPNDELRYDLFFGCNKDPQTTVFENGRSQSGRFAFEVFRFVKHRHQKMSTVFLHCVTKLCRADDCILLMPICGRRRRREEEGSQESSLASSDKAVLSAGPIITRSDETPATNSQLAGSNDSSLPINPATSALISGVVILGGTSLAFVLVALRLLRRSRHPTMTSSGVWNPTFK from the exons ATGATTGGATATAAGTGTGTCCCACAAACTGAAATGAGGGCCCTGATTCTGTTCTGTCTTCTGATGAGTAATACCAGTTCGAGCCTCGCACAATTCAACGGATACAACTGCGACGCCAACTTCCACAGCCGATTCCCTG CGGAGCGGGATGTCAGCGTGTACTGCGGCGTTCAGACCATCACGCTGAAGATCAACTTCTGCCCCGTGCTGTACTCGGGCTACACCGAGGCCGACCTCGCTCTCAACGGTCGCCACGGCGACGCCCAGTGCCGGGGGTTCGTCAACAACAACACCTTCCCCACGGCGGTGCTGTTCAGCATCAGCCTCAACACCCTGGAGGCCTGTGACAACAGTCTGGTC GTCACCACAGCCTATGGATCTAACGCCTATGGCAACACTTCCCTCGTTCAAATCGGAAATATCTCGGGATATCTCGACACCCCTGAACCAGCAACGGTAATCAGCTACCTGCCTGGCCTGCTGTACAAGTTCAGCTGCAGCTACCCCCTGGAGTACCTGGTCAACAACTCTCAGGTGGCGTC TTCATCTGCGGCCATTTCAGTCAAGGACAATAATGGTACATTTGTGAGCACAATGAGTATGATGTTGTACAAC GACTCAACGTATAACCAACCTCTGTCCATCCCCACGGCTGGCCTGGCTCTGAAAACTAGAGTATTCGCTGCGGTTAAAGCCACAAACCTGGACAAACG ATGGAACATCTTGATGGACTACTGTTACACCACCCCCTCAGGGAACCCAAACGACGAGCTACGCTATGACCTATTCTTCGG GTGCAACAAGGACCCCCAGACTACGGTGTTCGAGAACGGGCGGAGTCAGTCGGGACGCTTCGCCTTCGAGGTGTTCCGCTTCGTGAAGCACCGGCACCAGAAGATGTCCACCGTGTTCCTGCACTGCGTGACCAAGCTGTGCCGCGCCGACGACTGCATCCTGCTGATGCCC ATCTGTGGTCGGCGAAGACGacgagaggaggaaggaagccAAGAATCCAGCCTCGCCTCGTCTGATAAGGCGGTCCTCTCAGCGGGGCCTATCATCACCAGGAGTG ATGAAACTCCAGCCACTAATTCACAACTTG caggATCAAACGACTCTTCGCTGCCAATCAACCCAGCGACCAGCGCCCTCATATCGGGCGTGGTCATCCTGGGCGGGACCAGCCTCGCCTTTGTCCTGGTTGCGCTCCGCCTCCTTCGGAGGTCCCGCCACCCaacgatgacatcatcaggGGTTTGGAACCCAACCTTCAAATGA